A genome region from Megalobrama amblycephala isolate DHTTF-2021 linkage group LG18, ASM1881202v1, whole genome shotgun sequence includes the following:
- the si:ch211-196i2.1 gene encoding collagen alpha-1(I) chain isoform X2, which yields MCATMRIWMCLLGWFLLDLMRFGAQGQRNHIPKGLRRRGIIRGDGTLPTGSKRPVLVGRGDVFEVDEDTDLLDQNILSKNGGKPSKTIPTDTTGSRDGKPESTSKHLDENITTDKHKPGKPSPKKPVDTTIINLDVQVPKKPTASTVSSGEIHLETTSSPEDRESNLLKEDLEATTQAPVSTTSWEGISKGSGRTTSKTPDIPAGSGWGSEEHPDTVILTGRHGDLVLGSDGNMYRIQRGPMGPVGPRGEPGCPGSVGYPGAKGDKGAIGLKGRPGRRGFPGPPGPPGLPTFYLWRNTPEEWAAFQQTSFFQLLRAGWPRAQGLPGPEGEMGKPGPQGPPGEPGERGRSGRMGDMGDRGPKGVVGRTGVYGKDGENGLDGPQGSPGIPGPKGPLGYKGESGSPGEKGEEGIIGPEGPCGDMGKAGEKGSKGAPGSPGPVGPPGPQGMRGMEGPEGHPGPDGDDGMDGPPGLPGAPGAPGWTGVVGAQGPNGSRGEPGPPGAVGLPGPQGPQGLEGQIGPPGPRGPQGLSGQEGLPGPKGDPGPAGPMGLRGEPGFEGLMGVLGTQGPKGFTGIKGNRGPDGDQGDFGPKGNKGARGAPGFQGIQGVQGPTGFLGFPGFRGLQGPLGIQGEDGEAGPHGKVGKEGSKGSRGLEGLPGKPGPRGLKGRTGQRGHTGMPGLPGLPGPPGPVGAEGKPGTQGLQGLVGNAGIKGPMGLQGIPGEPGKDGPPGSMGPPGREGSMGSPGPPGEKGFAGKTGAEGPQGPVGMYGFPGNVGMRGRPGHNGDRGEPGLRGPPGPPGKTGPPGPPGPVGEKGLPGPQGRQGDPGHQGTDGPCGPPGLQGVSGVIGKPGPIGSKGLPGEPGPNGPPGIPGSQGANGVPGVDGEKGEKGMMGPPGDNGPLGLEGPQGPSGPAGLEGPPGRKGDKGDKGPFGKLGHHGPKGDIGPTGAKGPMGPPGPAGNEGDAGPVGIAGDPGPKGEKGDIGPRGFTGLDGPWGDVGEQGEKGFKGDKGQIGLQGESGLMGRIGPAGLKGVEGGPGHQGLVGPDGPLGSKGEIGPNGLLGEPGNAGPEGIAGPKGVRGDTGKAGTQGGVGSVGPQGPLGPKGFPGPGGEKGDPGDKGEPGAEGPDGLQGIQGPPGLLGLEGPQGEAGVRGSPGQPGAQGRMGNPGPEGKEGMKGEKGAQGKDGAPGKMGHIGRRGKRGKAGLRGTRGPRGEKGEKGDVGEKGLPGWGGSMGIQGLRGEPGEQGVKGAEGEKGDQGPPGPPGRDGLKGSLGPLGPPGPPGPKGDQGNIGPAGPRGTPGIPGLPGLFGDKGLKGFQGPPGPIGRRGLPGPPGPPGPAGKTVNLTLTQIKDLMYSSDKPNYSLIQTLLDSLYHDLRLLVDPPDGSKQHPASTCLELWLCQPNYTSGFYYIDPNQGSPLDALLAYCNFSDSGAETCLHPRDAHLPIRTWLNDLGNNSKFYWLSSLEGGFKFEYPALSVVQLRFLRLQSNRAEQRVTYSCFPGHRLGQTQRQVQFLTDAMKQSYLGALQDCVSAKEVDPGPRESVFQFENMDLLPLHDIGIFGNSSHEFGFTIGPVCFS from the exons atgtgtgccaCCATGAGGATCTGGATGTGTTTGCTTGGATGGTTTCTGTTGGATTTAATGAGATTTGGAGCGCAAGGTCAGAGGAATCACATTCCAAAG gGTCTCCGTAGACGTGGGATTATACGTGGTGATGGTACTCTGCCCACTGGATCCAAACGTCCTGTCCTTGTGGGGCGAGGTGATGTGTTTGAGGTGGATGAGGATACAGACCTTCTGGACCAAAATATCTTGTCCAAAAATGGTGGTAAACCCTCCAAAACCATCCCAACTGACACTACAGGCAGTCGTGATGGAAAACCAGAATCCACATCTAAACATCTAGATGAAAACATCACCACTGACAAGCACAAACCTGGCAAACCTTCACCAAAGAAACCAGTGGATACCACAATTATCAACCTGGATGTTCAAGTACCCAAGAAACCTACCGCAAGTACTGTATCTAGTGGAGAAATCCATCTAGAAACCACCTCCAGTCCTGAGGATCGAGAATCCAACTTGTTAAAAGAGGATTTAGAGGCCACCACACAGGCTCCTGTTAGCACAACTTCTTGGGAGGGCATCTCAAAAGGCAGTGGAAGAACAACATCCAAGACTCCAGATATCCCTGCAGGGTCTGGTTGGGGATCTGAGGAGCACCCAGATACTGTTATACTTACAGGCAGACATGGAGACCTTGTGCTTGGCTCTGATGGGAATATGTATCGCATCCAACGGGGACCTATGGGGCCAGTGGGGCCCCGGGGTGAGCCT gGATGTCCTGGGAGTGTTGGCTATCCAGGAGCCAAAGGTGATAAG GGTGCCATTGGGCTTAAGGGCCGTCCAGGTCGCCGTGGATTCCCAGGACCTCCTGGGCCACCTGGGCTGCCCACATTCTACCTGTGGAGAAACACACCTGAGGAATGGGCTGCGTTTCAG CAAACATCGTTCTTCCAGCTTCTCCGTGCAGGCTGGCCT AGAGCGCAAGGTCTGCCTGGTCCGGAAGGAGAGATGGGGAAACCTGGGCCACAG GGGCCACCTGGGGAGCCAGGTGAACGAGGACGTTCAGGACGTATGGGAGACATG GGTGACCGTGGACCAAAAGGTGTGGTGGGAAGAACAGGAGTCTATGGAAAGGATGGGGAAAACGGACTGGATGGGCCTCAGGGGTCTCCAGGGATTCCAGGACCAAAG GGTCCTCTAGGATATAAAGGTGAATCAGGCTCACCTGGAGAGAAAGGAGAAGAG GGCATTATTGGACCAGAGGGTCCATGTGGGGATATGGGAAAAGCCGGTGAGAAA GGCTCAAAAGGAGCACCTGGCTCTCCTGGTCCTGTTGGCCCTCCT GGTCCACAAGGCATGAGAGGGATGGAGGGCCCTGAAGGGCATCCAGGGCCTGAT GGTGATGATGGGATGGATGGACCACCAGGTCTTCCGGGTGCACCT GGAGCTCCTGGTTGGACAGGTGTGGTTGGCGCCCAGGGGCCTAATGGGTCTCGT GGGGAGCCTGGGCCTCCTGGAGCTGTTGGTCTTCCAGGGCCACAG GGTCCCCAGGGATTAGAGGGACAGATCGGGCCTCCAGGGCCCAGGGGTCCACAG GGGCTGTCTGGCCAGGAGGGTTTACCTGGTCCAAAAGGAGATCCT GGACCTGCAGGGCCAATGGGCCTCAGAGGGGAACCAGGATTTGAAGGATTAATG gGTGTGTTAGGAACACAAGGTCCAAAAGGATTTACTGGTATCAAA GGTAACAGAGGACCTGATGGAGACCAGGGAGACTTTGGACCTAAAGGAAACAaa GGTGCTAGAGGAGCCCCAGGGTTTCAGGGCATTCAAGGTGTGCAGGGACCAACGGGCTTTCTTGGTTTCCCAGGCTTCAGAGGTCTGCAAGGGCCACTGGGTATCCAG GGAGAGGATGGAGAGGCTGGTCCGCATGGCAAAGTGGGCAAGGAGGGGTCAAAG GGGAGCAGAGGTCTTGAAGGCCTCCCTGGAAAGCCTGGTCCTAGAGGCCTAAAG GGACGAACAGGGCAGAGGGGTCACACTGGCATGCCTGGACTTCCT GGTTTACCTGGCCCACCTGGACCTGTTGGAGCTGAAGGAAAGCCTGGTACACAG GGACTGCAAGGCCTTGTGGGTAATGCAGGAATTAAAGGACCGATG GGATTGCAAGGTATTCCTGGAGAACCTGGTAAGGATGGACCCCCAGGATCTATG GGTCCGCCTGGACGAGAGGGGTCCATGGGCAGTCCAGGACCACCAGGAGAGAAG GGTTTCGCTGGAAAGACAGGAGCGGAAGGGCCGCAGGGCCCTGTTGGCATGTAT GGTTTTCCAGGAAACGTGGGTATGAGAGGAAGACCGGGCCACAACGGAGACAGA GGAGAGCCAGGTCTAAGAGGGCCTCCTGGACCACCTGGGAAGACTGGACCACCA GGTCCCCCTGGTCCAGTAGGAGAAAAAGGCCTGCCAGGACCCCAG GGCCGTCAGGGAGATCCCGGGCATCAGGGAACAGATGGGCCATGT GGTCCTCCAGGACTTCAGGGAGTCAGTGGGGTCATTGGAAAACCAGGACCCATTGGAAGTAAAGGACTCCCAGGGGAACCTGGGCCAAATGGGCCCCCAGGTATTCCA GGTTCACAGGGGGCAAATGGAGTGCCAGGTGTAGATGGGGAGAAAGGAGAAAAG GGAATGATGGGCCCTCCTGGTGACAACGGGCCTCTCGGACTGGAAGGGCCACAG GGTCCATCTGGTCCAGCAGGTTTGGAGGGGCCTCCTGGAAGGAAAGGTGATAAG GGGGACAAAGGTCCCTTTGGAAAGCTTGGCCATCATGGACCGAAAGGAGACATTGGCCCTACAGGTGCAAAAGGTCCAATGGGTCCACCAGGCCCAGCAGGCAATGAG GGTGATGCTGGTCCAGTTGGCATTGCTGGTGACCCTGGCCCTAAAGGAGAAAAG gGTGATATTGGGCCAcgaggatttactggtttagATGGGCCATGGGGAGACGTGGGGGAGCAGGGAGAGAAGGGGTTCAAGGgagacaagggccaaattggaCTGCAG GGTGAGTCAGGCCTCATGGGTAGGATTGGACCTGCTGGTCTGAAAGGTGTAGAG ggtgGACCAGGCCACCAAGGGCTGGTGGGGCCAGATGGACCTCTAGGAAGCAAG GGAGAAATTGGGCCGAATGGTTTACTTGGTGAGCCAGGGAATGCTGGACCTGAG GGAATTGCAGGTCCCAAAGGTGTGCGAGGTGACACAGGAAAAGCCGGCACACAG GGTGGTGTTGGATCAGTTGGTCCCCAAGGTCCTTTAGGCCCTAAAGGTTTCCCAGGGCCTGGAGGGGAGAAAGGAGACCCAGGAGATAAAGGAGAACCAGGGGCGGAG GGGCCAGACGGCCTTCAAGGCATACAAGGGCCACCAGGACTGCTTGGTTTGGAG GGTCCACAAGGCGAGGCAGGGGTAAGAGGCTCACCAGGCCAACCAGGAGCTCAG GGCCGTATGGGTAACCCAGGACCTGAAGGAAAAGAAGGCATGAAAGGAGAGAAG GGAGCTCAGGGCAAAGATGGAGCACCTGGAAAAATGGGTCACATTGGACGGAGG GGTAAAAGAGGCAAGGCAGGGTTGAGGGGGACCAGAGGACCAAGAggagaaaag GGAGAGAAAGGAGATGTAGGAGAGAAAGGACTTCCTGGATGGGGGGGAAGTATG GGAATCCAAGGGCTGAGAGGAGAGCCTGGGGAGCAAGGTGTCAAAGGAGCAGAG GGTGAGAAAGGGGATCAGGGACCTCCTGGTCCACCAGGGAGAGATGGCTTGAAG GGGAGTCTGGGGCCTCTTGGTCCTCCAGGCCCCCCCGGTCCAAAGGGTGATCAG GGCAATATTGGTCCTGCTGGGCCTAGAGGGACACCTGGAATACCTGGACTACCG GGCTTGTTTGGAGACAAG ggaCTTAAGGGATTTCAGGGGCCTCCTGGTCCTATTGGAAGAAGGGGCTTGCCA GGTCCACCAGGGCCACCAGGACCTGCTGGTAAAACTGTGAACCTGACCCTGACCCAGATCAAg GACCTGATGTACAGTTCAGACAAGCCCAATTACTCTCTGATTCAGACACTGCTGGACTCTCTGTACCATGACCTCCGGCTGCTGGTGGACCCTCCGGACGGCAGCAAGCAGCACCCGGCCTCTACCTGTCTGGAGCTGTGGCTGTGCCAACCCAACTACACCAGTG GTTTCTATTACATTGACCCAAACCAAGGCAGTCCTTTAGATGCTCTTTTGGCCTACTGTAACTTCTCAGATTCAGGAGCAGAGACCTGCCTTCACCCCAGAGATGCACAT CTGCCCATAAGGACTTGGCTGAATGACTTGGGAAATAACAGCAAGTTCTACTGGTTAAGTTCACTGGAGGGAGGTTTTAAA TTTGAGTATCCAGCCCTCAGTGTGGTTCAGCTGCGGTTCCTACGACTCCAGAGCAACAGAGCAGAACAGAGAGTGACGTACTCCTGTTTCCCTGGACACCGACTGGGCCAGACACAGCGACAGGTCCAGTTCCTCACAGATGCCATGAAGCAGAGCTATTTAGGAGCATTGCAGGATTGTGTG